A portion of the Desulfotignum phosphitoxidans DSM 13687 genome contains these proteins:
- a CDS encoding GcvT family protein yields the protein MEKSETVLPGHARVIIIGGGIIGCSIAYHLGQMGCKEVVLLEKDELTSGTTWHAAGLMVTFGSLSETATQMRIYGRDLYTRLEEETGLSTGFTPVGFIEAAANRDRLEEYRRVAAFNRYCGVDVHEISPKEIKDLFPLARVDDLLAGFYVKEDGRVNPVDATMALARGARNFGVKILEKTAVTGLIKKNGSVAGVKTAFGNIQADAVVNCAGMWARQLGAVDGINIPNQAAEHYYLITEELDNIPKNMPVLEDPSHYGYYREEVGGLMIGLFEPRCAPWKIGRVPEDFTFGEIAPDWDRMGPFLEKAMSRVPVTMALGVKKFFCGPESFTPDLQAIIGEAPELKNYFVTAGLNSVGIIMGPGLGQMMARWIMTGNPQADITGFNMARLHTFQNNPEYRRHRTVESLGMVYQCHYPYQSMKTARGAKRSAVYDRLKAKGAYFRDVSGWEGADWFAPTPQQAVIEKHAWGREPWFGFWEAEHRAARENVVLMDMSFMPKFLVQGKDSGKVLNYICANHVNGPAGRITYTTCLNKEGQVMADLTVTKLSSDRFFVVVTDTIHRHALAWIQRHIPDTAHAFVTDMTSAYAQLNIQGPKSRDLLQSVTDTDLANDLFPFRHAQKIAIGYGRVLCVRITYVGELGYELYIPTEQAVHVYDTLVEAGKPFGLTHAGLKALGSLRLEKGYRDYGHDMDNTDNPYEAGLGFTVRLDKPGDFIGKEACIAKKAAGPLQRRLAQVLVKDPEPLLHHGEVIFRNKKPAGYVRSGSYGYTLGGAVGLFMIEADEPVDAAYVKNGRWEIDIAGKTFPAAVSLTPLYDPEMKRVKG from the coding sequence ATGGAGAAATCAGAAACTGTGCTGCCCGGACATGCCCGGGTAATCATTATCGGCGGGGGCATTATCGGGTGCTCCATTGCCTATCATCTGGGACAGATGGGATGCAAAGAGGTGGTGCTCCTGGAGAAAGATGAACTTACCAGCGGCACCACCTGGCATGCGGCCGGGCTGATGGTGACCTTTGGGTCTTTGTCTGAAACCGCCACACAGATGCGGATTTATGGCCGGGACCTGTATACCCGGCTGGAGGAAGAAACCGGTCTGTCCACAGGATTCACCCCCGTGGGTTTCATCGAGGCGGCCGCCAATCGGGACCGGCTGGAGGAATACCGCCGGGTGGCAGCCTTCAACCGCTACTGCGGGGTGGATGTCCATGAAATATCTCCCAAGGAGATCAAAGACCTGTTTCCCCTGGCCCGGGTGGATGATCTTCTGGCCGGGTTTTATGTCAAAGAAGACGGCCGGGTCAACCCGGTGGACGCCACCATGGCCCTGGCCAGGGGCGCCAGGAATTTCGGTGTAAAAATACTTGAAAAAACGGCAGTGACCGGCCTGATCAAAAAGAACGGGTCCGTGGCCGGCGTGAAGACGGCTTTTGGCAACATTCAGGCAGATGCGGTGGTCAACTGCGCCGGCATGTGGGCACGGCAGCTCGGGGCGGTGGACGGCATCAACATTCCCAACCAGGCGGCCGAGCATTATTACCTGATCACCGAAGAGCTGGACAATATTCCCAAAAACATGCCGGTGCTGGAAGACCCTTCCCATTACGGGTATTACAGAGAAGAGGTGGGGGGACTGATGATCGGGCTGTTCGAGCCCAGGTGCGCCCCCTGGAAGATCGGCCGGGTGCCGGAAGATTTCACCTTCGGGGAGATTGCACCGGACTGGGACCGCATGGGACCGTTTCTGGAAAAAGCCATGTCCCGGGTGCCGGTGACCATGGCGCTGGGCGTGAAAAAGTTTTTCTGCGGCCCGGAAAGCTTTACCCCGGATCTCCAGGCCATCATCGGCGAGGCCCCGGAGCTGAAAAACTATTTTGTGACCGCAGGACTCAATTCAGTGGGAATTATCATGGGGCCGGGTCTCGGGCAGATGATGGCCCGGTGGATCATGACCGGAAATCCCCAGGCGGACATCACCGGGTTTAACATGGCCCGGCTCCACACCTTTCAGAACAACCCGGAATACCGGCGGCACCGCACCGTGGAATCCCTTGGCATGGTGTACCAGTGTCATTATCCCTATCAATCCATGAAAACCGCCCGGGGGGCCAAAAGATCGGCTGTTTATGACCGATTGAAGGCAAAGGGTGCGTATTTCAGGGATGTCAGCGGCTGGGAAGGGGCGGACTGGTTTGCCCCGACACCCCAGCAGGCGGTCATCGAAAAACATGCCTGGGGCCGGGAGCCCTGGTTTGGGTTCTGGGAGGCGGAGCACAGGGCTGCCCGGGAAAACGTGGTGCTCATGGACATGTCATTCATGCCCAAATTCCTGGTTCAGGGAAAAGACAGCGGAAAGGTGCTCAATTATATCTGCGCCAATCACGTGAACGGCCCGGCCGGGCGGATCACCTACACCACCTGCCTGAACAAAGAGGGCCAGGTGATGGCGGATCTCACCGTTACCAAGCTTTCGTCAGACCGGTTTTTCGTGGTGGTGACCGATACCATCCACCGCCACGCACTGGCCTGGATCCAAAGACATATCCCGGACACGGCCCATGCATTTGTGACGGACATGACTTCGGCCTATGCCCAGTTGAATATACAGGGACCAAAGTCACGGGACCTGCTGCAGTCGGTAACCGACACCGACCTGGCCAATGACCTGTTCCCCTTCCGGCATGCACAAAAGATCGCCATCGGGTACGGCCGGGTCCTGTGCGTGCGCATCACCTATGTGGGGGAACTGGGGTATGAACTGTATATCCCAACGGAACAGGCCGTGCACGTGTATGACACCCTGGTGGAAGCAGGAAAACCGTTTGGCCTGACCCATGCCGGGTTAAAGGCACTGGGCAGCCTGCGCCTGGAAAAAGGATACCGGGATTACGGCCATGACATGGACAACACCGATAATCCATATGAAGCCGGCCTGGGGTTCACGGTCCGGCTGGACAAGCCGGGTGATTTCATCGGAAAAGAGGCGTGTATCGCCAAAAAAGCGGCCGGCCCCTTGCAGCGGCGCCTGGCCCAGGTCCTGGTCAAGGATCCGGAACCGTTGCTGCACCATGGTGAGGTCATTTTTCGGAACAAAAAACCGGCCGGGTATGTGCGGTCCGGTTCCTACGGGTATACCCTGGGCGGAGCCGTAGGGCTGTTCATGATCGAGGCGGATGAACCGGTGGATGCGGCATATGTGAAAAATGGCAGGTGGGAGATCGATATTGCCGGAAAAACTTTTCCGGCAGCTGTTTCCCTGACACCGTTATATGACCCTGAAATGAAAAGAGTAAAAGGATGA
- a CDS encoding MTAP family purine nucleoside phosphorylase encodes MLAIIGGTGLYHIQGLETIETLQIDTPFGSPSAPIVKAAYQNTKMLFLPRHGKNHERLPHEINYPANIFALKKLGATRIISVSATGSLQEDIHPGDIVFPSQYFDWTRGRRQSSFFGNGLSAHISTAEPVCTRLNRWMADHAEEMELTFHFGKTYACVEGPRLGTKAESHFLRLAGCDLVGMTNVPEAFLAKEAQICYAAICIVTDYDCWKEDPSHHASLASVLALYSQSIESVQDLLRLLMVSEPPPADCSCRTSLKDAVITPDAQVPASFKDMLTILRK; translated from the coding sequence ATGCTTGCAATTATCGGCGGCACCGGGCTTTATCATATCCAAGGGCTTGAAACCATTGAAACATTGCAGATTGACACCCCGTTCGGATCCCCTTCTGCGCCGATTGTCAAAGCCGCATATCAGAACACAAAAATGCTGTTTCTTCCCCGTCATGGCAAAAACCATGAACGGCTGCCCCATGAAATCAATTATCCGGCCAACATTTTCGCGCTCAAAAAGCTGGGGGCCACCCGGATCATCAGTGTGTCTGCCACCGGAAGCCTTCAGGAAGATATCCATCCCGGTGACATCGTTTTTCCGTCCCAGTATTTTGACTGGACCCGAGGCAGGCGGCAGTCCAGTTTTTTTGGCAACGGGCTGTCGGCCCACATCTCTACGGCTGAACCGGTATGCACCCGCCTGAACCGATGGATGGCAGACCATGCCGAAGAAATGGAGCTGACCTTTCATTTCGGCAAAACCTATGCCTGTGTGGAAGGCCCCCGCCTGGGCACCAAAGCGGAAAGCCATTTTCTGCGCCTGGCCGGATGCGATTTGGTGGGTATGACCAATGTGCCGGAGGCGTTTCTGGCAAAAGAGGCCCAGATCTGCTATGCCGCGATCTGCATTGTCACCGATTATGACTGCTGGAAGGAGGATCCGTCCCACCATGCCAGTCTGGCATCGGTGCTGGCCCTTTACAGTCAGAGCATTGAGTCTGTCCAGGATCTGCTGCGGTTGCTGATGGTATCTGAGCCGCCACCGGCAGATTGCAGCTGCCGGACTTCTTTAAAAGACGCGGTGATCACCCCGGATGCTCAGGTTCCGGCATCTTTCAAGGACATGCTGACAATCTTGCGCAAATAA
- a CDS encoding PGPGW domain-containing protein, translated as MNRILEMVMQYPSVLAGVTIVSVAGFIFSILGVSWLVSWLPSNYFMLFDNPTSRPRLFRPRVQIVKNMAGAVLVCLGLVMLIVPGQGLLTLFLGLVLMNFPGKRKVIRFLIRLKTIQTSLNWIRRKKGRPPFVFPIFKNR; from the coding sequence GTGAACCGGATACTTGAAATGGTCATGCAGTATCCGTCGGTGCTGGCCGGGGTGACCATTGTATCTGTGGCTGGGTTTATTTTCAGTATTTTGGGGGTTTCCTGGCTGGTTTCCTGGCTGCCGTCCAATTATTTTATGCTGTTTGACAATCCGACATCCCGGCCCAGGTTGTTTCGACCCCGGGTGCAGATCGTCAAAAATATGGCAGGAGCCGTATTGGTCTGTTTAGGCCTGGTGATGTTGATTGTGCCTGGCCAGGGCCTGTTGACCCTGTTTCTGGGGCTGGTGCTCATGAATTTTCCAGGGAAAAGAAAGGTGATCCGGTTTCTGATCCGCCTGAAAACCATACAGACCTCTTTAAACTGGATACGCAGAAAAAAAGGGCGGCCGCCTTTTGTTTTCCCGATTTTCAAGAACAGATAA
- the surE gene encoding 5'/3'-nucleotidase SurE codes for MKILLTNDDGYQAVGIQSLFKVLGQKHQVVMVAPDRERSAVSHSITLHHPVRMHRIESGRQKKIYAVDGTPADCVKLGLAECFKTPPDWVIAGINPGSNIGIDINYSGTVGAAREGALNGISGLAASIKLDPVMDYDNLARYVMHMVEAIGEKGLPSGTFLNVNAPGIAFSQIQGIRITRQALNNLSSRFEKRQDPKQRNYYWYGTQEPVSGKPDTDVNAVLQNCLSITPIQCDLTDYKTLAQMPKFSID; via the coding sequence ATGAAAATTCTTCTCACCAATGATGACGGGTATCAGGCAGTAGGTATTCAGTCGCTGTTTAAGGTACTGGGTCAAAAACACCAGGTGGTCATGGTGGCACCGGACCGGGAAAGAAGCGCGGTGAGTCACAGTATCACCCTGCATCATCCGGTGCGGATGCACAGAATCGAATCCGGCCGCCAAAAAAAAATTTATGCCGTGGACGGCACCCCGGCCGATTGTGTCAAGCTCGGGCTGGCTGAATGTTTCAAAACCCCGCCGGACTGGGTGATTGCCGGAATCAATCCCGGAAGCAATATCGGCATTGACATCAACTATTCCGGAACGGTTGGCGCGGCCCGGGAGGGGGCTTTGAACGGAATTTCCGGGCTGGCCGCCTCCATCAAGCTGGATCCGGTCATGGATTATGATAACCTGGCCCGGTATGTGATGCATATGGTTGAGGCCATCGGTGAAAAAGGCCTGCCATCCGGCACGTTCCTGAATGTCAATGCACCGGGAATCGCTTTTTCACAAATTCAGGGGATTAGAATCACCCGCCAGGCGTTGAACAATCTGTCCAGCCGGTTTGAAAAAAGGCAGGATCCCAAACAGCGCAACTATTACTGGTATGGCACTCAGGAGCCGGTATCCGGAAAACCGGATACCGATGTCAATGCTGTTTTGCAGAATTGCCTTTCCATTACCCCGATTCAGTGTGATCTCACGGATTACAAAACCCTGGCCCAGATGCCCAAATTCTCCATTGACTGA
- a CDS encoding DUF1847 domain-containing protein, whose protein sequence is MARQNKKSSPACAACDIPMEQKICFTDQGKGPKGCPTVSHPSILEAANQAYATSGVNRFAHMASVQEAHCYANRDQKPYVMQPCKTRIVETCEFAKKMGYQRLGLAFCLGLASEAGTVGEIFSDHGFEVVSVCCKAGRSSKDLIGIEEEDKIFRGTDESMCNPVFQAMLLNRENVDFNILLGLCVGHDSLFFKYTNVPTTVLAVKDRVTGHNPLAAVYQADSYYRKIRHPDL, encoded by the coding sequence ATGGCCCGTCAGAATAAAAAGTCCTCTCCGGCTTGTGCGGCCTGTGACATACCCATGGAACAGAAAATCTGTTTTACCGATCAGGGCAAAGGCCCGAAAGGGTGCCCCACTGTTTCTCATCCATCGATTCTGGAAGCGGCCAATCAGGCATATGCAACATCGGGTGTGAATCGGTTCGCCCATATGGCATCGGTGCAGGAGGCCCACTGTTATGCCAATCGGGATCAGAAACCCTATGTGATGCAGCCGTGCAAAACCCGGATTGTGGAGACGTGTGAATTTGCGAAAAAAATGGGATATCAACGGCTTGGGCTGGCATTCTGCCTGGGGCTGGCCAGTGAGGCCGGCACGGTGGGGGAAATTTTTTCCGATCATGGGTTTGAGGTGGTGTCTGTTTGCTGTAAAGCCGGGAGGTCGTCTAAAGACCTGATCGGCATTGAAGAGGAAGACAAGATCTTCAGAGGAACAGACGAATCCATGTGCAACCCTGTTTTTCAGGCCATGCTGCTGAACCGGGAAAACGTGGATTTCAATATTCTTTTGGGGTTGTGCGTGGGTCATGATTCCCTGTTTTTCAAGTATACGAATGTGCCTACCACCGTGCTGGCGGTCAAGGACCGGGTCACCGGACACAACCCTCTGGCCGCTGTTTACCAGGCCGATTCCTATTATCGGAAAATCCGCCATCCTGATTTATGA
- the mtgA gene encoding monofunctional biosynthetic peptidoglycan transglycosylase: protein MKKKTQRHAIAAWVFKTLVKFFLVLVSLTLLQVVVLKYVNPPFTVNMVWEWLRHQWFDAPYVVPAYEWRNLSDISPHLKQAVIAAEDQRFLTHHGFDFQEIKIVLTQAMEGKPPRGASTITMQAARSVFMPATRNFVRKLGEAWYTLFMELIWDKSRILEIYLNTVDWGTGIVGAQAGAHRYFKTTAAGLTRDQAALMAAVLPSPHKWSPVNPTPYVKKRQQRILAYMPNMPLL, encoded by the coding sequence ATGAAAAAGAAAACGCAACGCCACGCCATTGCTGCATGGGTGTTCAAAACCCTGGTCAAATTTTTTCTGGTCCTGGTCAGCCTGACCCTGCTCCAGGTGGTGGTATTGAAATATGTCAACCCCCCGTTTACCGTCAACATGGTATGGGAATGGCTGCGTCATCAATGGTTTGATGCGCCCTATGTGGTGCCTGCCTATGAATGGCGGAATCTGTCAGACATTTCGCCTCATTTGAAACAAGCGGTCATTGCCGCGGAAGACCAGCGCTTTCTCACCCACCATGGATTTGATTTCCAGGAGATTAAAATCGTTTTGACCCAGGCAATGGAAGGAAAACCGCCCAGAGGCGCCAGTACCATTACCATGCAGGCAGCCCGGTCCGTGTTTATGCCGGCCACACGAAATTTTGTAAGAAAACTGGGGGAAGCCTGGTACACCCTGTTCATGGAACTGATATGGGACAAATCGCGAATTCTGGAAATTTATCTGAATACCGTGGACTGGGGCACGGGTATCGTGGGTGCCCAGGCCGGCGCCCATCGCTATTTCAAAACCACAGCGGCCGGCCTGACCCGGGACCAGGCTGCTTTGATGGCAGCCGTCCTGCCCAGCCCCCACAAATGGTCCCCTGTCAATCCCACCCCCTACGTTAAAAAAAGACAGCAGCGAATTCTTGCATACATGCCGAACATGCCTCTGCTTTAA
- a CDS encoding Fic family protein, whose amino-acid sequence MVTDIYPKRYWPGDKIGNHLEFALKYDGVNLGMLNKIFAHVPQEGIISYIKSRPTGKYARRIWFFYEFLTGRTLPLDDITSGNYVEALEAKKYYTVRNGDKSPRHRILNNLFGFRTFCPVVRKTETLSRLDSEDLRKKCEKIVAAYPSKLLRRALSYLYNKETKSSFEIEHIKPNASRTEKFISSLELAEKEDFCEKKRLLALQNRIVDPRFKDSDYRGTQNYIGQTVSYQNEVIHFVCPKPDDIPNLMSGLIECHKRMKTGRVSPVVHAAAIAYGFVFLHPFEDGNGRIHRFLIHNILSLQGMVPPGLMFPVSAVMLKNPADYDASLEAFSRPLLGLIDYHLDETGQMTVENDTACWYQYMDMTAQAEALYGFIIKTIKEELVTELSFLVKYDHTRKAIQDIIDMPDRLIDLFIQLCLQNNGNLSAGKRAAHFDFLTDEELTAMTQAVRNGFA is encoded by the coding sequence ATGGTTACAGACATATATCCGAAAAGATACTGGCCCGGAGATAAAATCGGAAATCATCTTGAATTTGCGTTGAAATATGACGGGGTCAACCTGGGAATGCTCAATAAAATATTTGCGCACGTTCCTCAGGAGGGGATCATCAGTTACATCAAATCCAGGCCAACCGGAAAGTACGCACGAAGGATCTGGTTTTTCTATGAGTTTTTGACTGGCAGAACACTTCCCCTCGATGACATCACATCCGGCAACTATGTCGAAGCTTTGGAAGCAAAAAAATATTACACTGTCCGCAATGGTGATAAATCCCCGCGTCACCGTATTCTGAACAACCTTTTTGGCTTCCGGACCTTCTGTCCGGTTGTCCGAAAAACAGAGACGCTTTCCCGGCTGGATTCCGAAGATCTGCGCAAAAAATGTGAAAAAATTGTTGCTGCATATCCTTCAAAGCTTCTTCGCCGGGCATTGAGTTACCTTTACAACAAAGAAACAAAATCATCTTTTGAAATTGAGCACATAAAACCCAATGCCTCCCGAACTGAAAAATTCATTTCTTCCCTGGAACTTGCAGAAAAAGAGGATTTCTGCGAGAAGAAACGGTTGCTGGCACTTCAAAACCGCATTGTTGATCCACGATTCAAAGACAGCGATTATCGGGGCACTCAGAATTATATCGGACAAACGGTCTCCTACCAGAATGAGGTTATCCATTTTGTCTGTCCAAAGCCGGATGATATTCCAAACCTGATGTCGGGGCTGATTGAATGCCACAAACGGATGAAAACGGGCCGTGTGTCTCCGGTTGTCCATGCAGCCGCCATTGCCTATGGTTTTGTATTTCTGCACCCGTTTGAAGATGGAAACGGCCGAATCCATCGGTTTCTGATACACAACATCCTTTCACTGCAGGGAATGGTTCCACCTGGACTCATGTTCCCGGTTTCGGCAGTCATGCTCAAGAATCCTGCAGATTATGATGCTTCGCTGGAGGCTTTCTCGCGGCCTTTACTGGGACTCATCGACTATCATCTAGATGAAACAGGACAAATGACCGTTGAAAACGATACAGCGTGCTGGTATCAATATATGGATATGACCGCTCAGGCTGAGGCGTTGTACGGATTTATAATCAAAACCATCAAAGAAGAACTTGTGACAGAACTTTCCTTTCTGGTCAAATATGACCATACCAGAAAGGCCATTCAGGATATCATCGATATGCCTGACCGCCTGATTGACTTGTTTATCCAGTTGTGCCTTCAGAACAACGGAAATCTTTCCGCCGGAAAAAGAGCCGCTCACTTTGATTTCCTGACCGATGAAGAACTCACTGCAATGACACAGGCAGTCAGAAACGGCTTTGCCTAA
- the selB gene encoding selenocysteine-specific translation elongation factor: MENIILGTAGHIDHGKTSLVKALTGIETDRLKEEKQRGITIELGFAFLDLPGGTHIGIVDMPGHEKFVKNMVAGSSGIDVVTMVIAADEGVMPQTREHMEICHLMGIEHGLIALTKTDLVDEDLLELALEDIHDFVDGTFLEDQPVIPVSSATGQGLDDFVAALEKICRQLPERRFSSIFRLPVDRVFSMKGFGTVITGTLTSGQIRVGEDIMVYPKRIVSKVRGIQVHSSSMNEAGPGTRTAINFQGLDKESVDRGDILSTPDTLIESYMVDAGFHYLKSNAKPAKVRTRVRFHSGTSEILGYMVLLDRDELLPGEDALVQFRLESPVCCIKDDRYVIRSYSPVKTIGGGAILNPVARKYRHMDAAVIQGLTGLAADDPEQTILFFLSLNGYKGLSFNDLRVMTNLSDKKLSTTLQKLLAQQAVIQTDKEKQTFVSGAFFDDFKKKVLEKIQHYHTANPLKEGMPTQELKSKFRYIKDPRFFNILFSRLEKENAVIQDKNLVKLTDFKVALQVDQHQIKEDILRIYRSAGLTPPFFRTVCLDLDLDKKTAMDVLQMLIDEKQIIKTKDDLYFDAQAMARLEAELVTFLKNNESITTPEFKDMTGISRKFVIPLIEYFDAIHLTIRVGDTRQLRRKS, from the coding sequence GTGGAAAACATCATTCTCGGTACGGCCGGCCATATCGATCACGGCAAAACCAGCCTGGTCAAAGCCCTGACCGGCATTGAAACCGACCGTCTCAAAGAAGAAAAACAGCGGGGCATCACCATTGAACTTGGGTTTGCCTTTCTGGATTTGCCCGGGGGCACCCATATCGGGATCGTGGACATGCCCGGCCATGAAAAATTCGTGAAAAATATGGTGGCCGGGTCTTCAGGGATCGATGTGGTCACCATGGTCATTGCGGCGGACGAAGGCGTGATGCCCCAGACCCGGGAGCACATGGAGATCTGTCACCTCATGGGCATTGAACACGGGCTGATCGCATTGACCAAGACCGATCTGGTGGATGAGGATCTGCTGGAGCTGGCCCTGGAAGATATTCATGATTTTGTGGACGGCACGTTTCTGGAAGATCAGCCCGTCATTCCCGTGTCTTCGGCCACGGGTCAGGGGTTGGATGATTTTGTTGCGGCCCTGGAAAAGATCTGCCGGCAGCTGCCGGAACGCAGATTTTCCTCCATTTTCCGGCTGCCCGTGGACCGGGTGTTCAGCATGAAAGGATTCGGCACCGTGATCACCGGTACCCTGACCTCCGGCCAGATCCGGGTGGGGGAAGACATCATGGTTTATCCCAAACGGATCGTCTCCAAAGTCCGGGGAATTCAGGTACATTCCAGCAGCATGAATGAAGCCGGCCCCGGCACGCGCACGGCTATCAATTTCCAGGGACTGGACAAGGAATCGGTCGACCGGGGCGATATACTTTCTACCCCGGACACTTTAATTGAAAGCTATATGGTGGATGCAGGATTCCATTATCTGAAATCCAATGCCAAACCGGCCAAAGTCCGGACCCGGGTCCGGTTCCACTCCGGCACCAGTGAAATTTTAGGATATATGGTCCTGCTTGACCGAGATGAACTGCTGCCCGGCGAGGACGCGCTGGTGCAGTTCCGGCTGGAATCTCCGGTGTGCTGCATCAAGGATGACCGGTATGTGATCCGGAGTTATTCACCCGTCAAAACCATTGGCGGCGGGGCTATTCTCAATCCTGTGGCCAGAAAATACCGGCACATGGATGCCGCCGTCATACAGGGCCTGACCGGCCTGGCAGCAGATGATCCTGAGCAGACCATTCTGTTTTTTCTGTCTTTGAACGGATACAAGGGCTTGAGTTTCAATGACCTGCGGGTCATGACCAACCTGTCTGACAAAAAATTGTCTACGACCCTTCAGAAACTGCTGGCCCAGCAGGCGGTCATCCAGACGGACAAGGAAAAACAGACATTTGTCAGCGGGGCGTTTTTTGATGACTTCAAAAAAAAGGTGCTGGAGAAAATTCAGCACTACCATACCGCCAATCCATTGAAGGAAGGCATGCCCACCCAGGAGCTGAAATCCAAGTTCCGCTACATCAAGGATCCCAGATTTTTCAACATCCTGTTTTCCCGCCTTGAAAAAGAAAATGCGGTCATCCAGGACAAAAACCTGGTGAAACTGACGGATTTTAAAGTGGCTTTGCAGGTGGATCAGCACCAGATCAAAGAAGATATTCTGCGCATCTACCGATCCGCCGGCCTGACCCCGCCCTTTTTCCGGACCGTGTGTCTGGATCTGGATCTGGACAAAAAAACCGCCATGGATGTGCTTCAGATGCTGATCGATGAAAAACAGATCATCAAGACCAAAGATGACCTGTATTTTGATGCACAAGCGATGGCCCGGCTGGAAGCGGAGCTGGTGACATTTCTGAAAAACAACGAATCCATCACCACCCCGGAGTTCAAAGACATGACCGGCATCTCCCGCAAATTTGTCATCCCTTTGATTGAGTATTTTGATGCCATTCACCTGACCATCCGGGTAGGAGACACCCGGCAGCTGCGAAGGAAATCATAA
- the hemW gene encoding radical SAM family heme chaperone HemW, whose translation MCQPLSLYIHVPFCKRKCPYCDFFSVTDPSLIPAYVAGVCKEIRIWSDMTTDRVQAPLHTLYLGGGTPSVLSVAQAARILETVHQAFGVIPDAEITMEVNPGTVDAAYLSGIRQLGINRLSIGAQSFDPAKLSFLSRIHTRDQVFETLSGAARAGFSNIGLDLMYALPQETADVWQTDLDTALALQLPHLSCYMLTLEPGTPFYGQYQSGHLSPCDPDRRTDFFVHTSRVLEHAGYAHYEVSNFARNSAFRSVHNTHYWERGAYLGVGPSAHSFVPDGLSGTVAQKYGVKSGPGDVPGSLPDIVKKSGPVRAWNKTDIQVWLDHVTAGRLPWADHEILSPAQEKMEQIMLGLRTDMGVDINGLHPEIQVLMDRLAGQGSGVFFNHSREGFSARHFRLTRSGLTCLDGIVDAIIRKIT comes from the coding sequence GTGTGTCAGCCATTGTCATTATATATTCATGTGCCTTTTTGCAAAAGAAAATGTCCGTATTGTGATTTTTTTTCAGTGACGGACCCATCCCTGATCCCGGCATATGTGGCCGGGGTGTGCAAAGAGATCCGGATCTGGTCTGACATGACAACCGACCGGGTTCAGGCCCCTTTGCACACCCTTTACCTGGGGGGCGGGACCCCGTCTGTGCTGTCCGTGGCCCAGGCGGCCCGGATTCTGGAAACCGTGCATCAGGCATTTGGGGTGATACCGGATGCGGAAATCACCATGGAGGTGAATCCAGGGACAGTGGATGCCGCATATCTGTCTGGTATCAGGCAATTGGGAATCAACCGCCTCAGCATTGGGGCCCAGTCGTTTGATCCGGCCAAACTGTCGTTTCTGTCCCGGATCCATACCAGGGATCAGGTGTTTGAGACCCTGTCCGGGGCGGCCCGGGCCGGATTTTCCAATATCGGGCTGGATTTGATGTATGCGCTGCCCCAAGAAACTGCAGATGTGTGGCAGACGGATCTGGACACGGCCCTGGCATTGCAGCTGCCGCACCTGTCCTGCTATATGCTGACCCTGGAGCCGGGCACCCCTTTTTACGGGCAGTATCAAAGCGGGCATTTGAGCCCCTGTGATCCGGACCGTCGTACCGATTTTTTTGTCCACACCTCCCGGGTGCTGGAACATGCCGGATATGCGCATTATGAAGTGTCCAACTTTGCCAGAAACAGCGCGTTCCGATCCGTTCACAACACCCATTACTGGGAACGGGGGGCATATCTGGGAGTCGGCCCGTCGGCCCATTCGTTTGTGCCCGACGGGCTGTCAGGCACTGTCGCACAAAAATATGGTGTCAAATCCGGTCCGGGAGATGTGCCGGGATCACTGCCGGATATTGTCAAAAAATCCGGTCCGGTCCGTGCCTGGAACAAGACGGATATTCAGGTTTGGCTGGATCATGTGACCGCCGGGCGCCTGCCCTGGGCAGATCATGAAATTCTGAGTCCGGCCCAGGAAAAAATGGAACAGATCATGCTGGGACTGCGGACAGACATGGGGGTGGATATCAATGGCCTTCACCCGGAAATTCAGGTCCTGATGGACCGGCTGGCCGGCCAGGGGTCCGGTGTTTTCTTTAACCATTCCAGAGAAGGTTTCAGTGCCCGGCATTTCAGGTTGACCCGTTCCGGGCTGACTTGTCTGGACGGTATTGTGGATGCCATCATCCGGAAGATCACATGA